Proteins encoded together in one Caldicellulosiruptor saccharolyticus DSM 8903 window:
- the rd gene encoding rubredoxin has translation MDIWVCTICGYEYDPQKGDPENGIQPGTKFEDLPDDWVCPICGVGKDMFEKK, from the coding sequence TTGGATATTTGGGTTTGTACTATATGCGGCTATGAGTATGATCCACAAAAAGGTGATCCAGAAAACGGCATTCAACCAGGAACAAAGTTTGAAGACTTACCTGATGATTGGGTTTGTCCTATTTGTGGCGTTGGTAAGGATATGTTCGAGAAAAAATAA
- the purN gene encoding phosphoribosylglycinamide formyltransferase, producing the protein MKKLAVFVSGSGSNLQAIIDAIKNGEICAQISCVISNKKDAYALERARQNRIEAYYISKKDFPNEIEYEKYLVNFLKSREIDYIILAGFLYIFSEYFVEEFKNRIVNIHPSLLPAFGGKGMYGLNVHKSVIEYGVKVTGATVHFVDSTTDGGPIILQKAIYVRDDDTPESLQKRVLEEVEWKIYPVAIKLLCEDKIEVIGRKVIIKDKEILKRWELRHD; encoded by the coding sequence ATGAAGAAGTTAGCTGTGTTTGTATCAGGTTCAGGTTCTAATCTACAGGCAATTATAGATGCTATCAAAAATGGCGAGATTTGTGCACAAATCTCTTGTGTAATCTCAAATAAGAAGGATGCTTATGCACTTGAGAGGGCAAGACAAAACCGAATAGAAGCATATTATATCTCTAAAAAGGATTTTCCAAATGAAATTGAATATGAAAAGTATCTCGTCAATTTTCTAAAATCAAGAGAAATTGACTATATTATCTTGGCAGGATTTTTGTATATTTTCTCAGAATATTTTGTAGAAGAGTTCAAAAATCGCATTGTAAATATTCATCCATCCCTTCTTCCTGCCTTTGGTGGCAAAGGAATGTATGGACTCAATGTCCATAAAAGTGTGATAGAATACGGAGTGAAAGTGACGGGTGCTACAGTCCATTTTGTTGATTCTACTACAGATGGCGGACCTATAATATTGCAAAAGGCCATATATGTAAGAGATGATGACACCCCTGAAAGTTTGCAAAAAAGGGTTTTAGAAGAGGTGGAGTGGAAGATATACCCTGTAGCGATTAAACTTCTTTGTGAGGATAAAATAGAAGTCATTGGAAGAAAGGTTATTATTAAAGACAAAGAAATCTTAAAAAGGTGGGAATTGAGACATGACTAA
- the purD gene encoding phosphoribosylamine--glycine ligase, which produces MRILIVGNGGREHAIAWKIYNEGYKDLFCAPGNAGICEIATCVDIKVNEFSKLKDFCIEKEIDFVIVGPDNPLADGIVDYLESFGIKTFGPTKDAAMIESSKVFAKDLMKKYGIKTARYNVFYSYEEALTFVNQNDKYPLVIKADGLALGKGVIIAQDKLEALNALNLMMKEKVFGKAGEKIVIEDYLKGEEISVFVISDGKDIVPLTVARDHKKAFDGDKGPNTGGMGAFSPSRLVDKKLFEDIIENIMLKAIYGMRKEGRPFKGILYGGLILTEEGPMVLEFNSRFGDPEAQAILPLMKSELLEIMVKATEGNLKGVEARFSDQFSICVVLASEGYPEKYETGFVIEGLDKLVSDTIVFHANTKLDSGKVKTAGGRVLNIVRVDNTLKDAKAKVYEEIKKVNFENMFYRTDIGDKEIF; this is translated from the coding sequence ATGAGAATCCTGATTGTAGGAAATGGTGGGCGTGAACATGCCATCGCATGGAAGATTTATAATGAAGGTTACAAAGACTTGTTCTGTGCACCTGGAAATGCAGGGATTTGTGAAATTGCAACTTGTGTTGATATAAAGGTAAATGAATTTAGTAAGCTAAAAGACTTTTGCATAGAAAAAGAGATAGACTTTGTAATTGTCGGTCCGGATAATCCGCTTGCAGACGGAATTGTTGATTATCTTGAATCGTTTGGAATAAAGACATTTGGTCCAACAAAAGATGCTGCAATGATAGAAAGTAGTAAGGTGTTCGCAAAAGACCTGATGAAAAAGTACGGTATAAAGACAGCAAGATACAATGTGTTCTACAGCTATGAAGAGGCTTTAACTTTTGTAAATCAAAACGACAAGTATCCTCTTGTAATTAAGGCAGATGGTCTTGCATTGGGCAAAGGAGTGATAATTGCTCAAGACAAACTTGAGGCTTTGAATGCCCTCAATCTTATGATGAAAGAAAAGGTATTTGGTAAAGCAGGGGAAAAGATTGTCATTGAAGACTATTTAAAAGGTGAAGAAATATCAGTTTTTGTCATCTCAGACGGTAAAGACATTGTGCCTTTGACAGTTGCACGAGACCATAAAAAAGCGTTTGACGGTGACAAAGGACCAAATACAGGTGGAATGGGAGCCTTTTCTCCATCAAGGCTTGTTGATAAAAAGCTTTTTGAAGACATCATTGAGAATATTATGCTAAAAGCGATATATGGAATGAGGAAAGAAGGGAGACCGTTTAAGGGTATTTTGTATGGAGGATTAATTCTGACAGAAGAAGGACCAATGGTTTTAGAGTTCAACTCCAGATTCGGTGACCCTGAAGCACAAGCTATTTTACCACTCATGAAAAGTGAACTTTTAGAGATTATGGTAAAAGCTACAGAAGGCAACTTGAAGGGCGTTGAGGCGAGGTTTTCGGACCAGTTTTCAATTTGTGTTGTACTTGCCTCAGAAGGCTATCCTGAAAAGTACGAGACTGGCTTTGTCATTGAAGGTTTAGATAAGCTTGTAAGTGATACAATTGTATTTCACGCTAACACAAAGTTAGATAGTGGTAAGGTTAAAACAGCAGGGGGTAGAGTACTAAACATTGTGAGGGTTGACAATACTCTCAAAGATGCAAAGGCAAAAGTATATGAGGAAATTAAAAAGGTTAACTTTGAAAATATGTTTTATAGAACTGACATAGGTGACAAAGAAATCTTTTAA
- the coaE gene encoding dephospho-CoA kinase (Dephospho-CoA kinase (CoaE) performs the final step in coenzyme A biosynthesis.), with amino-acid sequence MKQSKVLGITGKIGSGKSTVSKILKEHYGFEVIDADKEYHWLLQNSLELKLKLTQTFGEEILTDAKIDRVKLRKVALKCDFNMELLNKITHPFIFERVNFLITDVYKDKHIVIDAALLFQIGLNKLCSIVWYVECEKEILIERVIRRSGYDVEEVEKFLERQRNIERYKDFASRIVINNGSIEDLKALIEKYLKEDGLI; translated from the coding sequence ATGAAACAAAGTAAAGTATTAGGAATTACTGGGAAGATTGGCTCTGGTAAGAGTACTGTTAGTAAAATATTAAAAGAACATTATGGATTTGAGGTTATAGATGCTGATAAGGAATACCATTGGTTACTACAAAATAGCTTAGAATTGAAATTAAAGTTAACACAGACCTTTGGAGAGGAGATTTTAACAGATGCCAAAATTGACAGAGTTAAACTTAGAAAGGTAGCCTTGAAATGTGACTTTAATATGGAGCTTCTCAATAAGATTACTCATCCATTTATATTTGAAAGAGTAAATTTTTTAATCACAGATGTTTACAAAGACAAGCATATAGTTATTGATGCTGCACTTTTATTTCAGATTGGACTTAATAAACTTTGTTCGATAGTCTGGTATGTTGAATGTGAAAAAGAAATCTTAATTGAACGAGTGATTAGAAGAAGCGGATATGATGTGGAAGAGGTTGAAAAGTTTTTAGAAAGGCAGAGAAATATTGAAAGATACAAGGACTTTGCAAGTAGGATAGTTATAAACAATGGAAGCATTGAAGATTTGAAGGCTCTCATAGAAAAATATCTCAAAGAGGATGGTTTGATTTGA
- the purH gene encoding bifunctional phosphoribosylaminoimidazolecarboxamide formyltransferase/IMP cyclohydrolase: MTKKAIISVYNKDGILEFAKELKNLGYEIISTGGTMKYLKENRIDVINISDVTNFPEILDGRVKTLHPNIHAGILAIKDNEEHVKTLNDLNISTIDMVVVNLYPFKETIFRENVAFEDVIENIDIGGPTMLRAAAKNFKYITVIIDPADYGLVLKEIKENGDVSFETRFYLATKVFEYTAYYDSMIFNYFKYIRGDKSFPDYLTVPLETVQKLRYGENPHQQASFYKITLPFIEKSNIANAEQLHGKDLSYNNILDSDSAIELLKEFDEPTCVAIKHNNPCGVASGDNIFEAYKKVYNSDPVSIFGGIVAFNRKVDRQTAEELKKIFLEIVIAPDFDEDALSLLSTKKDLRILKLLTLDKTDVYYDVKSVNGGMLVQEKDRKLLNEDYQVVTERRPTEKEIEDLIFAWKVVKHVKSNAIVIAKDKMTLGIGMGQTNRIWAVEHAISRSRFDLNGAVLASDAFFPFSDSVEAAGKAGITAIIQPGGSIRDKESIDAANKYNIAMIFTGIRHFRH; this comes from the coding sequence ATGACTAAGAAAGCTATTATAAGTGTTTATAACAAAGATGGTATTTTGGAGTTCGCTAAAGAACTAAAAAATCTCGGATACGAAATTATTTCAACCGGCGGGACAATGAAGTATTTAAAAGAAAACCGAATTGATGTAATAAATATAAGTGACGTTACAAATTTTCCAGAAATTTTAGATGGAAGAGTAAAGACACTTCATCCAAATATCCATGCAGGAATTCTTGCAATAAAGGACAACGAGGAACATGTCAAGACATTAAACGACCTGAACATCTCAACAATTGACATGGTGGTGGTTAACCTTTACCCTTTCAAAGAGACCATTTTCAGGGAAAATGTAGCATTTGAAGATGTGATAGAGAATATTGACATTGGTGGTCCAACCATGCTTCGTGCTGCAGCCAAGAATTTCAAATATATAACTGTTATAATAGACCCTGCTGACTATGGACTTGTACTAAAAGAAATAAAAGAAAATGGAGATGTCTCATTTGAGACAAGGTTTTATCTTGCAACAAAGGTATTTGAGTATACTGCATACTATGATTCTATGATTTTTAACTATTTCAAGTATATAAGGGGTGATAAATCTTTCCCAGATTATCTTACAGTTCCACTTGAAACAGTTCAGAAACTTAGATATGGAGAGAATCCTCATCAGCAGGCAAGTTTTTATAAAATAACTTTGCCGTTTATTGAAAAGTCCAATATAGCAAATGCTGAGCAGCTTCATGGTAAGGATCTTTCGTATAACAATATTCTTGACAGTGATAGTGCTATTGAACTTTTAAAAGAGTTTGATGAGCCAACATGTGTTGCAATAAAACACAATAATCCCTGTGGTGTTGCATCAGGTGACAATATCTTTGAGGCATATAAGAAAGTATACAATAGCGACCCAGTGTCTATATTTGGAGGAATTGTAGCATTTAATAGGAAGGTAGATAGACAAACAGCTGAGGAGCTAAAAAAGATATTCCTTGAGATAGTGATTGCTCCTGACTTTGATGAAGATGCACTATCTTTGCTTTCTACAAAAAAAGACCTTCGGATATTGAAACTTCTAACTTTGGATAAAACTGATGTATATTATGATGTTAAGTCAGTAAATGGTGGAATGCTTGTGCAGGAAAAGGACAGGAAATTGCTCAATGAAGATTACCAAGTTGTAACAGAAAGAAGGCCAACAGAAAAGGAAATAGAAGACTTGATATTTGCCTGGAAGGTTGTAAAACATGTAAAGTCAAATGCAATAGTTATTGCAAAGGACAAAATGACATTGGGGATAGGTATGGGACAGACAAATAGAATCTGGGCTGTTGAACATGCAATCTCACGTTCAAGATTTGATTTGAATGGAGCAGTACTTGCGTCAGATGCTTTCTTCCCATTTTCTGATAGTGTTGAAGCAGCAGGCAAAGCGGGAATTACAGCTATTATTCAGCCTGGCGGGTCTATTAGAGATAAAGAGTCAATTGATGCTGCAAACAAATATAACATTGCTATGATATTTACGGGTATAAGACATTTTAGGCACTAA
- a CDS encoding lytic transglycosylase domain-containing protein codes for MKKKVVLIALLLIFLLFFEQFYFLILKQLYPLRFTSSIKKHSKEINVDPYLICAIIKSESNFNQFAVSKKGAVGLMQLSPLTAKWVAHKLKLDYSEEKLYDPDYNILIGTWYIKYLIDYYRNDTRLAVAAYNAGMTNVNKWLYQKDRSTFEVDEIPFKETNHFVRRVFKSYEIYKKLYQDEFENGNY; via the coding sequence TTGAAAAAGAAGGTTGTTTTGATTGCTCTGCTTTTAATTTTCCTTTTGTTTTTTGAACAATTTTACTTTTTGATTTTAAAACAGTTGTATCCCTTAAGATTTACAAGTAGTATTAAGAAGCATAGTAAAGAGATAAATGTAGACCCATATTTAATTTGTGCAATAATAAAAAGTGAAAGCAACTTTAACCAATTTGCAGTCTCTAAAAAAGGTGCTGTGGGTCTTATGCAATTATCACCTCTTACTGCTAAATGGGTTGCTCATAAGCTCAAATTAGACTATAGTGAAGAGAAGTTATATGACCCAGACTACAATATCTTAATTGGTACATGGTATATAAAATACCTCATAGATTACTACAGAAATGATACAAGGCTTGCAGTTGCGGCTTATAATGCTGGCATGACAAATGTAAATAAATGGCTTTATCAAAAAGATAGAAGCACATTTGAGGTGGATGAAATTCCTTTTAAAGAGACAAACCATTTTGTCAGAAGAGTCTTTAAAAGTTATGAAATTTACAAAAAACTATATCAAGACGAATTTGAAAATGGTAACTATTGA
- the uvrB gene encoding excinuclease ABC subunit UvrB, with translation MKKFKVVSDFKPTGDQPKAIEMLTEGILKGEKFQTLLGVTGSGKTFTMAKVIENVQRPTLVLAHNKTLAAQLCSEFREFFPENAVEFFVSYYDYYQPEAYIPETDTYIEKDSSINDEIDKLRHSATSALFERRDVIIVASVSCIYSLGSPEDYLNLTLSLRPGMIKDRDEVIRELIRMQYERNDIDFRRGRFRVRGDVLEIFPASNTDRAIRVEFFGDEIERITEFDVLTGEVIGRRNHVAIFPASHYVTTSEKLKRAIKSIEEELEQRLQELRSMGKLVEAQRLEQRTRYDIEMLQEMGFCKGIENYSRHLTGRPPGSPPYTLLDYFPKDFIMFIDESHVTIPQVRAMYNGDKARKDALVEYGFRLPSAYDNRPLTFEEFEEKLNQVIFVSATPGPYELKKSSRVVEQIIRPTGLVDPEIEVHPVKGQIDHLIGEIRKRVEKNQRVLITTLTKKMAESLTEYLKDVGIRVRYMHSDIDTIERMQIIRDLRLGKFDVLVGINLLREGLDLPEVSLVAILDADKEGFLRSETSLIQTIGRAARNVDGKVIMYADRITKAMQKAIDETNRRRKIQIEYNQKHGIVPQTVRKGIRQIIEATISVAEEEEKYESIEKDIVQNMSKQEIEEYIKELEQQMKRFAIELEFEKAAKIRDKIFELKKLL, from the coding sequence ATGAAAAAGTTTAAGGTTGTTTCAGACTTTAAGCCAACAGGTGACCAACCAAAGGCTATCGAAATGCTTACCGAAGGAATTTTAAAAGGTGAAAAGTTTCAGACACTGCTTGGTGTTACTGGTTCAGGAAAGACATTTACAATGGCCAAAGTAATAGAAAATGTTCAAAGACCCACATTAGTTTTAGCTCATAACAAAACACTGGCTGCTCAGCTTTGCAGTGAGTTTAGGGAGTTCTTTCCTGAAAACGCTGTAGAGTTTTTTGTAAGCTATTACGATTATTACCAGCCAGAAGCTTATATACCTGAGACAGATACGTATATTGAAAAAGATTCGTCCATCAATGATGAAATAGATAAACTTCGACACTCTGCAACATCTGCCTTGTTTGAGAGAAGAGACGTAATAATTGTAGCAAGTGTCTCATGTATTTACAGCTTAGGTAGTCCAGAAGACTATTTAAATTTAACGTTATCATTAAGACCCGGGATGATAAAAGATAGAGATGAAGTAATAAGAGAACTCATTAGAATGCAGTATGAAAGAAATGACATTGATTTCAGAAGAGGCAGGTTCAGGGTACGAGGTGATGTGCTTGAGATATTTCCTGCATCAAATACTGACAGAGCAATTAGGGTAGAGTTTTTTGGAGATGAAATAGAGAGAATTACCGAGTTTGACGTTTTGACTGGTGAGGTAATTGGGAGAAGAAATCATGTTGCAATATTTCCTGCATCACACTATGTCACAACCTCAGAAAAGCTAAAAAGAGCAATTAAGAGCATTGAAGAGGAGCTTGAACAAAGGCTTCAAGAGCTCAGGAGCATGGGCAAGCTTGTTGAAGCGCAAAGGCTTGAACAAAGGACGCGATATGACATAGAGATGCTCCAGGAAATGGGATTTTGCAAAGGAATAGAAAACTACTCAAGACATCTAACAGGAAGACCACCTGGAAGTCCTCCTTACACCTTGCTTGATTATTTTCCAAAAGATTTTATAATGTTCATTGATGAGTCGCATGTGACAATTCCTCAGGTAAGGGCTATGTATAATGGAGACAAGGCAAGGAAAGATGCGCTTGTAGAATATGGTTTTAGACTTCCATCTGCATATGACAACCGCCCACTTACCTTTGAAGAGTTTGAAGAGAAGCTCAACCAGGTTATATTTGTAAGCGCAACACCTGGTCCTTATGAACTCAAAAAATCCTCAAGAGTGGTTGAACAAATTATAAGACCCACAGGGCTTGTTGACCCTGAAATTGAAGTACATCCTGTTAAAGGTCAAATTGACCATTTGATTGGCGAGATAAGAAAAAGAGTAGAGAAGAACCAAAGAGTTTTGATTACAACACTTACAAAGAAGATGGCAGAAAGCCTCACTGAATATTTAAAAGATGTTGGTATAAGAGTGAGATATATGCACTCGGATATTGATACAATAGAGCGCATGCAGATAATAAGGGATTTGAGACTTGGCAAGTTTGACGTTTTAGTAGGAATAAACTTGCTGCGGGAAGGACTTGATTTGCCGGAAGTATCACTTGTTGCCATTTTAGATGCTGACAAAGAAGGATTCTTGCGCTCGGAAACTTCTCTCATTCAGACAATTGGACGTGCTGCACGAAACGTTGATGGTAAAGTGATTATGTATGCTGACAGGATTACTAAGGCTATGCAAAAGGCTATTGATGAAACAAATAGACGAAGAAAAATTCAGATAGAGTACAACCAAAAGCACGGAATAGTGCCTCAAACTGTTAGAAAAGGGATACGGCAGATTATTGAAGCAACTATCTCGGTTGCTGAAGAGGAAGAAAAGTATGAGAGCATAGAAAAGGATATTGTACAGAACATGTCCAAACAAGAAATAGAAGAGTATATAAAAGAACTTGAACAGCAGATGAAAAGATTTGCTATAGAACTTGAATTTGAAAAAGCGGCTAAGATAAGAGATAAAATATTTGAACTAAAGAAATTGCTTTAA
- the purM gene encoding phosphoribosylformylglycinamidine cyclo-ligase, producing MTTYKDAGVNIEEGYKAVNLIKNIAKETFDSNVITDIGSFGSMYLLNIENSDYILVSGTDGVGTKLKIAFYMDKHDTVGIDCVAMCVNDILCHGAKPLFFLDYIACGKLKSEKVATIVKGVAEGCKIAGCSLVGGETAEMPGFYREEEYDLAGFAVGLVKKDLAICGQDVKEGDILIGLASNGVHSNGYSLVRKVFGIDENPKVLTKVYEELNLSLGEELLKPTRIYVKPVLKVLEKIKIKGIAHITGGGFFENIPRAFPKGFVAVIEKGTWNILPIFRLIQKYSKVDDNEMFSTFNMGIGMVLIVSKDDVETAMEILNEEGINSYVIGTIEKGEGGVVLR from the coding sequence ATGACCACCTACAAAGATGCAGGTGTTAATATTGAAGAGGGTTATAAAGCAGTAAACCTTATAAAAAACATAGCAAAAGAGACATTTGATTCAAATGTTATAACTGATATCGGCTCATTTGGAAGTATGTATTTGTTAAATATAGAGAATTCAGATTATATCTTGGTTTCAGGAACAGATGGAGTTGGGACAAAGCTAAAGATTGCTTTTTACATGGACAAGCACGATACTGTTGGGATTGACTGTGTTGCAATGTGTGTAAATGATATCTTGTGCCACGGAGCAAAACCTCTTTTCTTTTTGGATTACATTGCTTGTGGTAAGCTGAAAAGTGAAAAGGTAGCAACCATAGTAAAAGGTGTTGCAGAGGGCTGCAAAATTGCAGGCTGTTCACTTGTTGGTGGAGAGACTGCTGAAATGCCTGGTTTTTATCGGGAGGAAGAGTATGATTTAGCAGGTTTTGCAGTAGGTCTTGTGAAAAAAGATTTAGCAATTTGTGGTCAAGATGTAAAGGAAGGAGATATTCTAATTGGGCTTGCCTCAAATGGTGTTCATAGTAACGGTTATTCGCTTGTGAGAAAGGTCTTTGGCATAGATGAGAATCCTAAAGTCCTTACAAAGGTTTATGAGGAACTTAATTTAAGCCTTGGTGAAGAACTCTTAAAGCCGACGAGAATCTATGTAAAGCCAGTTTTAAAGGTGTTAGAAAAAATAAAGATAAAAGGAATTGCACATATCACAGGTGGAGGTTTTTTTGAAAATATTCCAAGGGCTTTTCCAAAAGGGTTTGTAGCAGTAATTGAAAAAGGAACATGGAATATTTTGCCTATATTTAGGTTAATTCAGAAGTATAGCAAAGTGGATGATAATGAAATGTTTTCAACATTTAATATGGGTATTGGAATGGTTTTGATAGTTTCTAAGGATGATGTTGAGACTGCTATGGAGATTTTAAATGAAGAAGGTATAAATTCATATGTAATAGGTACAATTGAAAAAGGCGAAGGCGGAGTTGTTCTAAGATGA
- the polA gene encoding DNA polymerase I: MKLVIFDGNSILYRAFFALPELTTSSNIPTNAIYGFLNVLLKYLDSERPDYVAVAFDKRGRAARKSEYEEYKANRKPMPDSLQIQIPYVREIISALNIPILEYEGYEADDVIGTLVNRLKNQNLEIVIITGDRDTLQLLDKNVIVKIVTTRFDKTTEDLYTVENVKEKYGVFAHQVVDYKALVGDASDNIPGVKGIGGKTAIKLLEEYQTLENIYQNLKNIKDSLREKLEAGKDMAFLSKKLATIICDLPIEVTLEELKRREWDKKKLYQILLQLEFKSFIKRLGFSEEIEEIKQAVQLPKFNMKKLCDISEIKGKEIYLLCSGDEGLFYIYDQLSSAVFTTADKGIVEKLLKDQGIQKVVYDLKNILHRVDFGDTYQLKNCNDVMLASYVLDSTRSSYDLETLFISYLNTDIAIIKENRWAGATILLRNLWDELSKLIDLNSCQYVYENIEIPLVPILYEMEKIGFKVNKNTLQEYTKEIESKLLKLETQIYQIAGEWFNINSPKQLSYVLFEKLKLPVVKKTKTGYSTDAEVLEELYDKHEIVPLILDYRMYTKILTTYCQGLMQAINSVTGRVHSNFIQTGTATGRLASAESNLQNIPVKYDEGRLIRKAFIPEEGYVLIDADYSQIELRILAHISEDERLINAFKNNLDIHSQTAAEIFGVDVSQVTPTMRSQAKAVNFGIIYGISDYGLSKDIKISRKEAAEFINRYFEKYPKVKEYLDNVVKFARENGFVLTLFNRKRYIKDIKSTNKNLRNYAERIAMNSPIQGSAADIMKIAMIRVYRRLKEENLKSRIILQVHDELLIESPYEEKEIVKEIVKTEMENAVSLKVPLVVEVKEGLNWYETK, encoded by the coding sequence ATGAAATTGGTCATTTTTGATGGGAATAGTATTCTTTATAGGGCCTTTTTTGCCTTACCAGAATTGACAACGTCCAGTAATATTCCTACAAACGCTATATATGGTTTTTTAAATGTACTTTTAAAATACTTAGATTCAGAAAGGCCAGATTATGTAGCAGTAGCGTTTGACAAAAGAGGCAGAGCTGCTCGAAAAAGTGAATATGAAGAGTACAAAGCCAATCGAAAGCCAATGCCAGATTCTCTACAAATACAGATACCTTATGTGAGAGAAATAATTAGCGCTCTTAACATTCCTATATTGGAATATGAAGGATATGAAGCTGATGACGTTATAGGCACACTTGTAAATAGACTCAAAAACCAGAATTTAGAGATTGTGATAATAACTGGAGACAGAGATACCCTTCAGCTACTTGATAAAAATGTAATTGTCAAGATAGTCACAACGAGGTTTGACAAGACAACTGAAGATTTGTATACTGTTGAAAATGTAAAAGAAAAATATGGTGTCTTTGCGCATCAAGTTGTTGACTACAAAGCTTTAGTGGGCGATGCATCAGACAACATCCCTGGTGTTAAGGGAATTGGGGGCAAAACGGCTATAAAGCTTTTAGAAGAATACCAGACCTTAGAGAATATATACCAAAATCTAAAAAACATCAAAGACTCTCTACGAGAAAAGTTAGAAGCAGGTAAAGATATGGCGTTTTTGTCAAAAAAGTTGGCAACTATTATATGCGATTTACCAATTGAAGTAACTCTTGAAGAGTTAAAAAGAAGAGAATGGGATAAGAAAAAACTGTATCAAATTTTACTTCAGCTTGAGTTTAAAAGTTTCATAAAAAGACTTGGTTTTTCAGAGGAGATTGAGGAGATAAAACAAGCCGTTCAGCTTCCAAAATTTAATATGAAAAAACTATGTGATATCTCTGAGATAAAGGGCAAAGAAATTTATTTGTTATGCTCAGGTGATGAAGGACTTTTTTACATCTATGATCAACTCAGTTCCGCTGTCTTTACAACAGCTGACAAAGGAATTGTTGAAAAGCTACTAAAGGACCAAGGTATTCAAAAGGTTGTGTATGATTTAAAAAATATACTCCATAGAGTAGATTTTGGTGATACTTACCAGCTAAAAAATTGTAATGATGTCATGTTAGCTTCATATGTTTTAGACAGTACACGTAGTTCATACGACTTAGAAACATTATTTATTTCTTATCTCAACACTGATATAGCTATAATAAAAGAGAATAGATGGGCTGGTGCTACAATTTTATTAAGAAATCTTTGGGACGAGCTTTCGAAGCTCATTGATTTGAACTCATGCCAATACGTCTATGAAAATATAGAAATTCCTCTTGTTCCTATTTTATATGAGATGGAAAAAATCGGTTTTAAAGTTAACAAAAACACCTTGCAGGAGTATACAAAAGAGATTGAGAGCAAGCTTTTAAAGTTAGAAACACAGATTTATCAGATAGCAGGTGAGTGGTTTAACATAAACTCACCTAAACAACTCTCATATGTGTTGTTCGAAAAACTAAAACTTCCAGTTGTAAAAAAGACTAAAACAGGATATTCAACAGATGCCGAGGTGTTAGAAGAGCTATATGACAAACATGAGATAGTACCTCTTATCTTGGATTATAGAATGTATACGAAAATACTGACAACTTACTGTCAAGGCCTTATGCAAGCAATAAATTCTGTAACTGGAAGAGTACATTCTAATTTTATTCAAACAGGTACAGCAACTGGAAGACTTGCAAGTGCAGAGTCTAATTTACAAAATATCCCTGTAAAATATGATGAGGGAAGGTTAATAAGAAAAGCATTTATTCCAGAGGAAGGCTACGTCCTGATAGATGCTGACTATTCTCAGATTGAACTTAGGATACTTGCTCATATTTCTGAAGATGAAAGACTAATAAATGCTTTTAAGAATAACCTTGACATTCATTCACAGACAGCAGCAGAGATTTTTGGTGTAGATGTAAGCCAAGTTACCCCAACTATGCGAAGTCAAGCAAAGGCTGTTAACTTTGGAATCATATATGGAATTTCTGACTATGGGCTTTCAAAGGATATAAAGATATCAAGAAAAGAAGCAGCCGAGTTTATTAATCGCTATTTTGAAAAGTATCCAAAGGTAAAAGAGTATTTAGATAATGTTGTTAAATTTGCACGTGAAAACGGGTTTGTTTTAACACTATTTAACAGAAAAAGGTATATTAAGGATATAAAATCTACTAATAAAAACCTTAGAAACTACGCAGAAAGAATAGCAATGAATTCACCTATCCAGGGCAGTGCAGCAGACATCATGAAGATAGCAATGATAAGGGTTTATAGAAGGTTAAAGGAGGAGAATTTAAAATCAAGAATTATTTTACAAGTTCACGATGAGCTTTTGATTGAATCACCATATGAAGAAAAAGAAATAGTAAAAGAAATAGTGAAAACTGAGATGGAAAATGCTGTCTCATTAAAAGTTCCTTTGGTAGTTGAAGTGAAAGAAGGTTTAAATTGGTATGAAACAAAGTAA